From Bacillus sp. Marseille-P3661:
TAACCGGTTCAGTTTGTTCGCGAAATACTTGTTCAGTTTGCACTGAAAAAATCTGTTTAATACCGGCTAAATTGACACCTTGTTCAATTAACTTCTTTATCTCTAGCAAACGATCAACATCGTTAAAAGAAAACATTCTGCGATTCCCTTCCGTTCTCGCCGGGTTAATTAATTCATTTTCTTCATAATAACGGATTTGTCGTGCTGACA
This genomic window contains:
- a CDS encoding MerR family transcriptional regulator, giving the protein MGDNIRRTMPLFPIGIVKQLTELSARQIRYYEENELINPARTEGNRRMFSFNDVDRLLEIKKLIEQGVNLAGIKQIFSVQTEQVFREQTEPVSDVKQELSDAELRRLLRKELIDAGRFNKTSARQGDLSRFFH